In Candidatus Bathyarchaeia archaeon, the DNA window TAGGCAAGCAGAATTAGGGCTTGGTTAAGTTGAATTCAACATGGTATGCGATGGAAGTTGAAGAGGTTCTGCGTGCTTTACAATCTGACCTGAAAGGCTTGAGTGACGAAGAAGTTGAGCGGAGACTGCTGAAGTTTGGATACAATGAGTTAAAGAAGCGAAAAAAGGGTAACTCCGCCGCAGATTTTTTTGGCTCAATTTAAGAACATTTTCGTTATTATGCTGATAGTCGCCATCATAATTTAGCGCGCGAATAGTGGCTTGATGAATCGGTCTGGCGAGATGCTGGGTTAAAGTGTGTTCGGTTTCGTAAAGGTTAATAGTAATGCGGGATAAGTGCTCTCTGAACCTGAATTTGACTGGAGATAGAAGTCATGGGTTTCTTGGATGACCTGCTTTCCCACGTCCCCTATCTGTTAACTTTGCTTGAAATTGCGATCGTAGTCGGGGTTGCGATTGTTTTGGAGCGTTT includes these proteins:
- a CDS encoding cation-transporting P-type ATPase; this translates as MVKLNSTWYAMEVEEVLRALQSDLKGLSDEEVERRLLKFGYNELKKRKKGNSAADFFGSI